The following are encoded in a window of Salvelinus fontinalis isolate EN_2023a chromosome 40, ASM2944872v1, whole genome shotgun sequence genomic DNA:
- the LOC129839194 gene encoding zinc finger protein 239-like, whose translation NTLSLAGERPDSHSDSSKSPSEEPNPETPKPVRRLNCSQCNKSFKLSWNLKEHERAHTGEKPFHCSQCGKRFPRSQNLKIHERTHTGEKPFLCSQCGKCFTQLWSLNKHNRIHTGEKPYHCSHCGKNFRLLDKLKEHERTHTGEKPYHCSLCEKSFTQLAYRKEHERKHTEEKTYQCSQCGKRFSQSQELNSHERTHTGEKLHHCAHCEKCFTQLGSLNKHNRIHTGEKPYPCAHCGKRFSRSQDQKSHERTHTGEKPYHCSLCGKDFTHLGSLNKHKKRIHSGVKPYSCSHCLMNFRLLNNLKEHERTHTSYCGPSGKDFNNLGKL comes from the coding sequence AATACtctgtctttggcaggagagagaccagactctCACTCTGACAGCAGTAAGAGTCCTTCAGAGGAACCAAACCCAGAGACTCCCAAACCAGTGAGACGACTCAACTGCTCCCAGTGTAATAAGAGTTTCAAGTTGTCATGGAACCTAAAGGAGCATGAGAGggcacacacaggagaaaagcctttccactgctcccagtgtggaaagagatttCCACGATCACAGAACCTAAAAAtacatgagaggacacacacaggggagaagccttttctctgctcccagtgtggaaagtgttttaccCAGTTATGGAGCCTGAACAAACATaacagaatacacacaggagaaaagccttaccacTGTTCCCATTGTGGAAAGAATTTTAGGTTGTTAGATAAGCTGAAGgagcatgagaggacacacacaggggagaaaccttacCATTGCTCCCTATGTGAAAAGAGTTTTACCCAATTAGCTTACCGAAAAGAGCATGAAAGGAAACACACTGAAGAAAAGACTTAccaatgttcccagtgtggaaagagatttTCACAATCACAGGAACTAAATTCCcacgagaggacacacacaggggagaaacttCACCACTGCGCTCATTGTGAAAAGTGTTTTACTCAGTTAGGGAGCCTGAACAAACATaatagaatacacacaggagaaaagccttacccCTGTGCCCATTGTGGAAAGAGATTTTCTAGATCACAGGACCAAAAATcacatgagaggacacacacaggggagaaaccttacCATTGCTCCCTATGCGGAAAGGATTTTACCCATTTAGGGAGCCTGAACAAACATAAGAAGAGAATACACTCTGGAGTGAAGCCTTACTCATGTTCCCATTGCCTAATGAATTTCAGGTTGTTAAATAACCTTAAGgagcatgagaggacacacacatctTACTGTGGTCCCAGTGGAAAAGATTTTAACAATTTAGGGAAACTATAA